CTGCCAGTTGTTAACTTGGGTTGCCCTCCAATCTCTGGATTTGTTTACCCCTCACCCAAACTGTGATGTCTAGCCCCCCTCATGGCAGTGAGCAAAGTTCCAGAAACTTATCTGCCAGTTCTCTGGCACCAGGTGAGCAGCTCAGAAAGACTCAAGGGGTAGTGGGATAGTGGCCTGTCATCCCAAGCGGCTGTTCATGCCAAGGCCACTCGTATAGGAGACGTTTTTCTATCACCGAGTCTTACCAAATATTTGGAGGAGAAATAGGGAGAGCTGAGCTTTCCCCCTTTCCTCCAACACACACAGTTTAGTCTCCAGCAGTCTTCAACATCACCCGCTTCACAAGATCCTGTGGGAAAACTGCAGCTAAACAAATGAAGTACTTCTCTTTCAAGACTTCAATATGTCTaatacagatttttctttctgattactACCCTGGCCTGGTCCTAGATGTATTTATGTTGCTTCTATAAGTGACAAAAAAGGGAAAGATTTACTTGTATTACATAAGGGTTGTAATTATCCCTAGATATTTTACCGCTGAGTGTTTCCAACTCCCAACAAGTAGTAAGTGAAATTGACCTTGCAAATACTTCATAgccatttcactttttctttggATTTCTATGGTTTTAACCAGATATGAGTGTTCTATGCATTTTGGGCAAGCCGTAGAATTccagttgttttcattttggggAGGGGGCCTCCAGATAGTATCCACGTGGGATGAACAGAAGGCAACGGAGAAATCCTGGTGGCTAGTGGGGCATCATGAGGTCTCTGACCTTACTCTTGTCATTGGTGCCACCATCCTGGACTGCTTCCAACCCTGGCTGCTACCTAGTCATTGAATTTTCTGCCTTAAGTCGAGAACTAGATTGCTTAGCTAGCTCAGTGGCAGGACAAGTCTTAAGGCTCCCATGACTTTGTATCTATCTTTGCTTTACCTCCTTTGCACCTTAGAGGGAAATGGGAAAGCGATCCTTTAAGTGGAGAATGAGTCAGGTGTAATCTGCTACTATAGCCTCTCTGAGGAGTTATTCTCTATCTTTTTAGACTAAAAGAAATTCACTTAATCAAGGAAGAGGAGCTTCTGGGTATTAGTTCTATTAGTCAAATAGTTTCCTTTTTAGTAACTTTGTGatggtttcatttttgttgcatttactcTTGGACTGCTCCTGTGAAGTATGTTTGGTGAGATTCTGCTTCTGTCTGAGTTCTTACTGTAATTTCTGTTCTCTGTCAAATTTGAGGGATCTCCCCACTGCCTGTGGGTGCTTCCTTGGCCGAAAACATCTCATGACTTAGGTTATACTTCTGGGAATTCTTTAGGAGGTGAGTTTAGCCTCCATGTTTTGGGACACGGAGAGGAGTTTGTCTTGAAGACCACACACTAGCTTTGAGTGGTACAGAATGAGAGAACATTCTCTGTGTGTATAGTACAGTAAACCAAGATCTCTCTTTGGGATAACCAAGGGACTTACATCTCTGTAACCAAGACTCTGTGCCAAATCCAGAAAAGGAAGGGACAGAATGTCTATAATGCATGCACATTGAGGACAATTTCTAGCATCTTTGCTTCCTGTCTAtgctcttggaacagtttccatAACTAATGTAACTGCTTTGGGCCCCAGATTCTATCTAAGTGAAACCCCCGTTTTCTTtgccaaaaacaaagcaaacaaacagtcCTGACTCACTCCACCTACATAGACTTTGCCTTTGGTGATTTTCTAAGCTGTTATGGTAGCTCTGATTTCCTCATCTTGTGTGAAGCGTAACCAATAACTGGGCATATAGACCAATAACCATAACCACTAACTTGAATATTAAAAGGGGTGAACTGACAGACATTACAgtgtacagcctccctcctggctgctttgcagggtacaacctcCCTCCTGGCTCCCTTCACggactggtgttgagtgtctgaagcttttccaggcacacggtgcaagctgccagtggatctaccattctggggtctggagggtggtgaccttcttctcatagctccactaggcagtgttccagtagggactctgtgtgcgggctccgaccccacatttcccttctgtactgccctagcagaggttctccatgagggccctgcccctgcagcagacttttgcctgggcatccaggcgtttccatacatcttctgaaatctaggcggaggttcccaaacctcaattcttgacttctgtgcacccgcaggctcaacaccatgtggaagctgccaaggcttggggcttccaccctctgaagccaggGCCTGAGCTCTGAGTTGGCCCCTTTCAGctacagctggagtggctggaacacagggaaccaagtccctaggctgcacacagcatggggaccctgggcctggcccacaaaatcactttttcctcctgggtctccaggcctatgatgggaggggctgctgtgaaggcctctgacatggcctggagacattttccccgtgGTCTTGGGGGTTAACATTAGGTTCCTTgctatttatgcaaatttctgcagctgccttgaatttctcctcaaaaaagtgttttttttttcttttgtactgcatcatcaggctgcacattttctgaacttttatgctctgttttcgtcttaaaatgaaatgcttttaacaacacccaagtcacctttcgaatgctttgctgcttagaaatttcttctgccaggtaccctaaatcatctctctcaagttcaaaattccacaaatttctagagcaggggcaaaatgctgctggtgtctttgctaaagcataagaagagtcacctttgcttcagttcccaacaagttcctcatctccatctgagaccacctcagcctggaccttattgttcatatcactgacagcatttttgtcaaagccattcaacaagtctctaggccgttccaaactttcccacattttcctgtcttcttctgagccctccaaactgttccaacctctccctgttacccagttccaaagttgcttccacagttttgggtatcttttcagcaacgccccactctactggtacaaatttactgtattagtctgttttcatgctgctaataaagacatacccaagactgggaagaaaaagaggtttaattgaacttacagttccacatggctgggaaggcctcagaatcatggtggcaggcaaaaggcacttcttatatggcggcagcaagagaaaatgaggaagaagcaaaagcagaaaacccctgataaaccatcagatcttgtgagacttcatcactatcacgagaatagcacgggaaagatagaccccatgattcagttgcctCCCTGAGTCCGTcccacatgtgggaattctgagtgatacaattcaagttgagatttgggtggggacacagccaaaccattatCAGTGGGGAAATGCCACGTAGGACAAAGTTAGCACATTTGTCCCTGTAGCCATCATGGCAGAGGACTTGTTTGAGTTGGGTCAAAGGATAGCCCCAGACAAGATCTCTTGATGCCATGCTGGATGTCCCTGAACCTCATCCAAATGTTGCTGTAGAGTCTTTCATCTTTTACTTCTTGCCTCTATGCTGCATCTCCCTACTTCAGATTGCCAAGGAGTAAGAATCCATTCTAGTTTTGTATAGCCTAATCATAATTGTTTAAGTGGTTTGGGGTGAGGATGCATGTGAgtcctttgtctgttttttttttttttcgagacggagtctcgctctgttgcccaggctggagtgcagtggtgcgatctcggctcactgcaagctcctcctcccaggttcacgccattctcctgcctcagcctcctgaatagctgggactacaggtgcccgccaccacgcctgcataatttttttctattttttagtagagacagggtttcactgtgttagccaggatggtctcaatctcctgacctcatgatccgcccgcctcggcctcacaaagtgctgggattacagacgtgagtcaccgcgcccagccctttttgtttgttttttccagagatggggtcttgctatgacgcccaggctggcctcgaactcttgggccaGGAGGACGCGAGGagcacttcagcctcttgagtaactgagactacaggtgtgtgctaccacgccctgCTCCTTTCTTGTCTTGGTCACTTTGTGTACCCTGCCCATGTCTTTCCACAGGTCTGCTCCAGCTCAGCCACCTGCTGAAGGGACAGAAGGGACTGCCCCAGGTGGGGGTCCCCCTGGCCCTCCTCCTAACCTGACTAGTAACAGACGACTACAGCAAACCCAGGCACAAGTGGAGGAGGTAGGTAGATAGCTGTTTCTCTGAGAGTTTCCAAATCTAGGAGTCTGGAACAAAAGGGAACTtcttatcttttctccttttttcataGGAGAATAGTCAAAAAGGCCCTGAGAGGCAGAGCACCCTTTAGAGTTGCACAGGGCCAGACTTGTGATTCTCTGGTTGTtgttctttcctctgtctttggCAGGAAGTTTAGTAGCTTTGTTTCTGTGCCCTCATCAGGTGGTGGACATCATACGTGTGAACGTGGACAAGGTCCTGGAGAGGGACCAGAAGCTGTCAGAGTTGGATGACCGAGCTGATGCCTTGCAGGCAGGAGCATCACAATTTGAGAGCAGTGCTGCAAAGCTAAAGAGGAAGTATTGGTGGAAAAACTGCAAGGTGAATTTTCTTGTCCCCTCCTCTGTCTTTTCCTGGGCTTCCCCTGGTAGAAGGCAAGAAAATTCTCAACTTCTACATTTCTTCCCCTCTGATGGTGCAGCATCTCTCTGACCAGCCTAATGCTTGGGAGGAAATCCGAAAAGCCTCCTTTTGAGATTGCATTACCCAGAATTGGCCACCAGGGTAGGCTAGAGGATTCAGAACCGCTATCCGGGAAAAAGTGATACCCTGAGGAGTCTGGAATGGTTAGTTAAGGAGCTTTTCCCCGTAGGAGAGGCCTGCAAACATTTTCACCTGTCTCATCCTCAGACACACCCAGCATCAGCACAACGGCTcaggtatatgtatatacacacacacacacacacattatatatatacacacacacacattatatatacacacacacattatatatatatatacacacacacataatatatatacacacacataatatatatatacacacacacaatatatatatacacacacaacatatatacacacacttcataatatataaatatatacacacacaatatatatacacacacaatatatacacacacataatatatatacacacaatgtatatacacacacaaaatatatatacacacaatatatatatacacacacaatatatatacacacacatatacacacacatatatacacacacaatatatatatacacactatacatacacatatatacacacacaatatatatatacacacacatatatacacacacaatatataacacacatatatatacacacacatatatacacacacaatatatatacactagatacacacacacaaaatatatatatacacactatatatacacacatatatacacacacatatatattatatacacacatacacataatatatatatatacacacatacttctttttcttttaaattagctTTCTCTGGttgaaatatatacttttttttttttttttttttttgagacggagtctcgctctgtcgcccaggctggagtgcagtggccggatctcagctcactgcaagctccgcctcccgggtttacgccattctcctgcctcagcctcctaagtagctgggactacaggcgcccgccacctcgcccggctagttttttttttgtatttttagtagagacggggtttcaccgtgttagccaggatggtctcgatctcctgacctcgtgatccgcccatctcggcctcccaaagtgctgggattacaggcttgagccaccatgcccggccgaaatatatacttttaaataactgCAACTTTTGGGAATGAGCTGAACACTTCACAGTGAAAACTGAACCAATTGGTTAAACATCCAGAGTCTGTATCTCTATTGGAATGCCTTCTAAAGCCCCAAGACACCAGGAACTAAGCAAAGAGGAGCTCAGTGCAGGTCCTGTGATGAATCTGAAAAGCTACAGACGTACTGGGGTTATGATCCCCTGGGAAGCAGAAGGGTAGGGCCTCTCTCAGAAGCCTGCAGGTCTCCTGGGTGATGAGTGTTTTTCCACTGTCCCGAGGGTAGAGGGAATTCTGTTTCCCATTAGGGATGTGGCTCTTTTCCTCATTCCTGAAACCCAAGGGCTCATTTTTTGTCCATGTTTCCTCAGATGATGATCATGCTGGGAGCCATCTGTGCCATCATCGTGGTAGTTATTGTAAGTAAGTATCGCTGAGGTTGCTGGTGGGTTGAAGAGGTGGGAAGGTCCTGGAGTCttctccctgcctgcctgcctgcctgcctggggAGTGGGGCTGCTCTGACTGAGGTATGGAGACCGCTGCTATGGGATCGTCACTTGGTTCGGGAGCGGGGAAGGGCAGAGACAAGGGATTTCTTTGATGGATGAGGATTCCCCCTGCAAGGCATTGCAGGGAGATGGCGCCTCCTGTTCTGAGGAAGTAGGGCTATGCTGTGTGTCACTGGCTTGGGTTGGAGGGAGACCGTGGGGATGGGGCACTTAACAATGGAAAGACCTGAATTGTCTGGTAACTTGGTGTAATTTGCCCTCTTGTTttctcctgtctctttctctttccgtCTGGGACTTCCTGATTCCTGTGTCCAGTCTACTTTTTTACTTGAGAATGTGCCACCCCTTCCCTGTTCTCCATTGCCATCCACACTCGTGTCCTCTCCCCTCTGTTTGCTCTCTCGACACACGTCCCCACCCACCGTCCTCCATTCCAACCCAGGCTTCTCCATCACCCATTCCTCCTTTTGCATTGCATTCATTTGCACTCTGTCCCTCGACACTAGAAATGCTGCTCGTGGCGCAATCTAAGTCACTACCTGAAGAGCAACAGCTGGCGCCTCCTTCCCGCGCGCTTCTTCTGTACTCTCAAGTTCCCCCAAGGCCCCAAAGAGTTGGAGGCCACgggaaggggcagggaggggagtggCTGAGGCGAAGTACCCGTGAAACTGCCCAGACTTGGGAGGAGAAGAGTATCAGTGCCCATGATGTCTCCTAGAAAACCTGGTCACTGGCAGGAGCTAGAGAGGGACTGGGAAGATGGCAGCTCACTCAGTGCTGCCTGGTCATGTGGAGCTTTCCCTCCTGGGCCAGGCCTGGAGAGGGTCCTGGGGGTGGACCAAAGTTCAACTTGGTTTCAGTGCAGCACGCTTTTCGAACGTAAAACTTGTTTTTTGTAGTTATTTCTAATCTGTTCGTCCAGGATTTTCTATGTCTCTGGGGATATTACAACTTTACTTTGTTCTCCAGAGGCCTGGAGAACACTTATGGATTGTGAAAATAGCAGGACTTGTTTCCATCCTAGAAGCAGTCCCATGTGCTTCTAACTGGAAGGAGCTTtctcttctttacatttttctacaGCATTCTGTATGAGGGCACCAAATAAATTCATCTAGCCAGTAGTTTTATCTAGCCAAATAATTTCACCTAGCTCCCAGTTAATTGTTGGCATAAAGAGAGAGATTGCCTATTAGTTATAGAGAAACAGTGAGTCAAGTGCTTAATTTGAAAGTAACAAGCTCAGAGGAAGCCACTCCTTGCCCTCGTTAAAGAGGGTCCCGTTCCTCTCTTCCTGTTGATGAAGGGGTATGAGGGTGTTAGAAGTGTGAGATCTTTGGATACCCATGGAATCTCTTCCTCCACACCACCCGTGCATTGCCAAAGACAGGGATGAGGCAAGAGGTCTCTTCCTGAGGCCCTGCTGATCCTCAGGATGCAGAGAAGTTGTGTAGACCCACCAGCCCCACCTTGCGGGGAGGCGTGCCAGCCTGTGACAGGTGTGCTTGTGTATTGCTGTACTGTCACGGCACCTTCTCCTTGAGAACTGCCTCTCTGTTCTTCCTGCAGTATATTCCCCTTCGAACCACCCTTACCTGTCTGAATTCTACTttgcctcctttctcttcctcctctttgcaTGGTTTGTGTGTATAGACAGTGGAACCTGAGGATGGGATCTGCTCAGCCTATCTTCAGGGCAATTGCTGAGCTTCAGGATGGGTTATTAATGTGGGATAAACCCAGGTGCAAGGGGAGGAGGACAGGCTGGGAACAGAGCGGGGAATACTCATGGCCCTTTATTCCTTCCTCCCTCGGTCCACGAACAGGAAGAGGGTGAGGCCATGTTGAGCAGGGTCTGGATGCCCACTCTCCATGCAGCAGCATTTCATTGCACAAAAccatccttcctttcccttcGCCCTTGTTTCCCATATTCCCTTCGTCCTGCCCTAGGGCGGGACTGAAGAGCTGGAAGAAAGCAGTCAGTACCCTCCCAACGGCCCCCCTCGAAGGTCTCCACTCTCCTCTGGGCTCCTCCTTGCCTAATGCAGGGGGTCACCGCTGGAGAAGAACCACCACTGTCCTCGATGTGTCCCAAGCCTGGAGCAAATCGGTCCTCTTGGCTCTCCCAGCCCTATTACAGAACTCATTCCTGGGTTTCTGTCCCTCTGAGGCTCACCAGGTGTAGTTGGCTTTGTTCTTCGGGGGTATTAGcccttctactttctttctcaCCCACCCTGTACCCTCTCCTATGTGTGTCTGCTATCCCCCTTCCCTCCCACCACTCATGTGCATGAGCAGATGTGCAACTAAACCCTGGGACTTTGCAGTCAAATGAAGCTGAGCTTCCCACATCCCCTTCTTCGGTTTGCCATAAGACGATGTGGGGTTTCCACTGTGTGTCTGTCATcacctctttgtctttttttcctaacCCTGATCTCATACTTGTATAGAGTAATAACAACAGTTGTACTTCCACCAAAGGCATGTGGCATATTTACCAATTTCATGTATTCTGAACAAaggcaaaaaatacaaattcctaCCACTAAACTGGCTTGGTTGTTGTTTGGGTTGGAGTAGTTGGGGGGCTTGGGGGGAAGGGTGTCGTTTCTTTCTAGTAGTCTCATGTCACTTTAGGTCAGCTGGGCTGGCTTACATGTGCTGCACGGTCTTCCTGGAGACAGGAGGTCTGTGCATCAGCACAGGAAGTGGTCTCCCAGCGTTCAGCCTGAAGCAGCCCAACTCTTGTAGGTGCTGGTGAGAGGAAGTGAGGACAGGAAGTTGCGTGGGCATCTCACACTAGCAAACAAGCACAGGTTCCCTCAGGCGTCTTCCATCTGCGTCCTGTGCTCCTTCCTAGGTCCTTGGCCTGCTTGTCCTGTCCCAGAGGATGTGCACAGATAAGGCTGTCAGTGAATACCTCCTTACCCCCTTTTCCCCATCATCCTCACATACAGTTTTGGTATGCTGAGTTCCACCGTATTGACCAGGCACATTTTAGACATGAATAAAAGGAGAAATCTCTCCCTTGCAGCTGAGGGAGTGAGGCATTTGCAGGTATCCTGAAACTCCCAGCAGTTATCCAAAGGAGCAGAACCCTAATTGCAGCTGTGATGCAACTGAGATGGAGCCCCGGGGGTGCCTCTGAGGGCCTTTGTTTTCTACCTTAAACACTTTGCAAGTTGGAGCCGCTAGGCTTGGGGACAGGGCTCAGTTGGGACCAGTatggaggaagacaggaaagtgGAAACGCTTGGTCACACAGCAGACACAAGGGGCTTTTATTTTGACAGAGCTGAGTTTGGGAGGGGTAGCCCAGCCCCAGCCCGTGCCTCATTGTCCCTCACTTGTTCCTTCTCCATttcttccagctttgttttcCTACCACCACACCACCAACCTGGCTCTTTGGTCTTAACCTCCATCTGGACATTCTGCCTTCTTCTTGTCCCCTCACTTCTTCCTGTTCTCCGCCTTGGTGCATGAGCCCAGGGTGCACCGTGAAGGAAGGCAGAGGCCTATGCAGAGCCAGGCCCAGTGACCCGTGAGCTGGTACCACCTTCATGCCTTTTTAGCTCTGCGACTTGACTTAGAGTCCTTCTGGGAGCACATGACTGCTCTTTCTTTCtactctgaggcaggagagtggctacCCAGAGTGCCTCAGAGTCTTGACAGACCTAAGTGAGGTAGCTAGGAGAAAACAAGAGGGAACACGActggtttcattttcatttagggCAAACTCAAAAGCAGGAGGCTGTGATGGGTGAGTGGCTGGAGCTTGGGGCATCTGGACTTCCACCCTGGTCTGGGTGGGGAGGTGGTTAGAGTGGGTGAGGTGGGCCAGGTCCAGAGCCAAGGGCAACCAGGCTCTTACCTTGGCGTCTCTGAAGCCCCAGGAACAACAGTGCAAGAAGGAAGAGGCTGCTGGCAACGATGACTCCCAAGGCTGTTCTCTGCTCTGTAGGTGAGAGCAACATGGGCAGGGATTATCGTGTGCAGGAATCATGAGCTGAGCCCTCACCTGCAGTGTCCACCCCAGGGAGGAGGAGctaaggagtgtgtgtgtgagtcccTGGTTGAGGAGCCTGGAACAAGGCACCCAGCAGCATTTGTACTTATTCATAAGGTTGCTGGATACTCGTGGGTTACTCCACACAGAATTCTCTACCTCTTCTCACCTAAGGACAAGTTTTGAAAAATTGCTTTCCAAGTGAGATTTAGGttggtctattttttttaatttttttattttttttgagacggagtctcgctctgtcgcccaggctggagtgcagtggccggatctcagctcactgcaagctccgcctcccgggttcacgccattctcctgcctcagcctcccgagcagctgggactacaggcgcccgccacctcacccagctagtttttcgtattttttagtagagacggggtttcaccatgttagccaggatggtctcgatctcctgacctcgtgatccacccgtctcggcctcccaaagtgctgggattacaggcttgagccaccgcacccggccggtttATTTGTTAAGAGTTAACTTgcctggacacagtggctcatgcctgtaatcccagaaatttgggaggctgagaggggtggatggcttgagctcaggagttcaagaccagccttggcaacatggtgaaaccctgtctctaccaaaaatacaaaaaattagctgggcgtgttggtgtgcacctgtggtcccagctactcaggaggctgaggtgggaggatcacgagcctgggaggcagagattgcagtgagtcgagatcgtgccactgcactccagcctgggcaacagagtgaaaccctatctcaaaacaaaataaaacaaagcaaaacaaaataaaaacaacccgTTAACTGGGATTTTGTAAATAGTTGGGGAATGATGTGAGCTGAGGTGAAACCTCAGTTTTGGGGAAGTTCACAGTCTAATGAGCGACCAAATGCCCAGTGCTCCTGGCTGTTTCCATTGTGAGTTGTGGGTTCTTTCCTGTCCCTTTCCTGTTTAAAACCTTTCAacaggcagggtgcggtggctcctgcctgtaatcccagcactttgggaagccgaggcgaacagatcatttgaggtcaggagatggagatcagcctggccatcatggtgaaaccccatctctactaaaaacacaaaattagccaggcttggtggtgcgtgcctgt
The Rhinopithecus roxellana isolate Shanxi Qingling chromosome 10, ASM756505v1, whole genome shotgun sequence DNA segment above includes these coding regions:
- the VAMP1 gene encoding vesicle-associated membrane protein 1 isoform X2, coding for MSAPAQPPAEGTEGTAPGGGPPGPPPNLTSNRRLQQTQAQVEEVVDIIRVNVDKVLERDQKLSELDDRADALQAGASQFESSAAKLKRKYWWKNCKMMIMLGAICAIIVVVIVRRG
- the VAMP1 gene encoding vesicle-associated membrane protein 1 isoform X1 — encoded protein: MSAPAQPPAEGTEGTAPGGGPPGPPPNLTSNRRLQQTQAQVEEVVDIIRVNVDKVLERDQKLSELDDRADALQAGASQFESSAAKLKRKYWWKNCKMMIMLGAICAIIVVVIVSKYR